CTGAGAATAACCTGCCAGAATGCTTGATTTCAGAACCAATACTTTGCTCATTGCCAATTCCTTTAGTGATTGAAGTGGGCGACACCATAACGCCCTTGATGCGTCACATCTTATGCGGTGATCTGGAAAGAGAAAAGTGCAAATATTCGAGGTCATTATTCGATTTTATTGAATAAGACGATGTTTGACTAAGACCGGGCAGGAGCGATTAGAGCCGTTTATGACAATGTGCTACTATCCACGGCTTAAAAATTTCGTGCCTTGAAAGTAGATGAGGCTCCATCGAACCCGATTCGGCGGCGAGCATCGTCCCAGCAGAAACAAGAATTAGAGAAACGATTAAGGAAGAGCAACGTGAAATCACCTCTCAGTGCATTATCTACGCAGTTAAGTGAGCTAATGCTTCGCGATCGGCAACGTCTGCGCCGCCGTTTACAGGGTGCGGCGAAGGTCAGTAGCCCGCAGGCTCAGGCGGCGATCGCTCAGGAAATTGAGGGGGAAATCGCTGCCGCGCGCCAGAAAGTCGAGAACCGGCGGGCAAGCTGTCCGGCGATTCACTATCCCGAACAACTGCCCGTTAGCCAGAAAAAAGACGAGATACTGGAGGCGCTGCGTCATCATCAGGTGATTATCGTCGCAGGTGAAACGGGATCGGGTAAGACCACGCAGTTGCCGAAAATCTGTCTCGAACTGGGGCGTGGCGTGCACGGCCTGATCGGCCACACGCAGCCGCGTCGTCTGGCAGCCAGAACCGTTGCAGACCGCATTGCTGCTGAACTGGAAACGCCGTTGGGCGGCAGCGTAGGTTATAAAGTCCGGTTTAACGATCAGGTGAGTGACAATACGCTGGTCAAACTGATGACCGACGGTATTCTGCTGGCGGAAATTCAGCAGGACCGCCTGTTGATGCAGTACGACACGCTAATCATCGATGAAGCGCACGAGCGCAGCCTGAATATCGATTTCATCATGGGCTATTTGCGTCAGCTGTTGCCAAAGCGCCCTGATTTAAAAGTGATTATTACGTCGGCGACCATCGATCCACAGCGCTTCTCCCGCCACTTTAATAACGCACCGATCATTGAAGTGTCCGGACGAACCTATCCGGTGGACGTGCGCTATCGTCCCGTGGTGGAAGATGCTGATGACAGCGATCGCGATCAGCTACAGGCGATTTTTGATGCGGTCGATGAACTGACGCGTGAAGGGCCGGGGGATATTCTGGTCTTCATGAGCGGCGAACGTGAAATTCGCGACACGGCAGAGGCGCTGACCCGTCTGGACTTGCCGCATACCGAGATCCTCCCGCTGTACGCTCGCCTGTCGAATCAGGAACAGAACCGCGTCTTTCAATCACATCACGGTCGCCGTATCGTGCTGGCGACCAACGTGGCGGAAACCTCACTCACCGTGCCGGGGATTCGCTATGTGATCGACCCCGGTACCGCACGCATCAGCCGCTACAGTTTCCGTACTAAGGTACAACGCCTGCCGATTGAACCCGTCTCGCAGGCGTCGGCGAATCAGCGTAAAGGACGCTGTGGCCGTGTCGCTGCTGGGGTGTGTATCCGTCTCTATTCCGAGCAGGATTTCCTGTCGCGGCCTGAATTTACCGATCCCGAGATTCTTCGTACCAATCTGGCTTCCGTTATTCTGCAAATGACGTCATTGGGGCTAGGCGATATCGCCGCGTTCCCGTTTGTTGAAGCACCGGATAAACGCAACATTCAGGACGGCGTGCGGTTGCTGGAAGAATTAGGGGCAATTAATCTGGCGGAGAACGGGCATTACCGCCTGACGCCGCAGGGGCAACAGCTGGCACAATTGCCGATCGATCCGCGTTTGGCGCGAATGGTGCTGGAAGCGCGTAAAACAGGCTGTGTGCGTGAAGTGATGATCATCACCGCGGCGCTGTCGATTCAGGATCCACGCGAAAGGCCGATGGATAAGAAACAGGCATCGGATGAGAAACACCGCCGTTTTGCCGATAAAGACTCCGATTTTCTGGCTTTCGTCAATCTGTGGGATTACCTGCGTGACCAGCAAAAGGCGCTGTCTTCCAGCCAGTTTCGCCGCCAGTGCCGTACAGATTTCCTTAACTATCTGCGCGTACGTGAATGGCAGGATATCTACACGCAACTGCGTCAGGTAGTGAAAGAACTGGGGCTGCCGGTCAATAGTGAACCGGCCGATTACCTGAGTATTCACTGCGCGCTGCTCACTGGCTTGTTGTCGCATATCGGGCAGAAAGATATTGAAAAACAGGAGTTCAGCGGCGCGCGTAACGCCCGGTTTGCGATTTTCCCAGGCTCGGGGCTATTCAAAAAACCGCCTAAGTGGACGATGGTCGCTGAACTGGTAGAAACCAGCCGTTTGTGGGGACGTATTGCCGCGCGTATTGAGCCCGAGTGGATCGAACCGCTGGCTCAGCACCTGATTAAACGGAGCTACAGCGATCCTCACTGGGAGAAAGCGCAGGGCACGGTGATGGCGCAGGAGAAGGTGACACTCTTCGGGCTGCCGATTGTCGCGGCGCGCAAGGTGAACTACAGCCAAATTGATCCAGCGCTGTCGCGTGAAATGTTTATCCGCCACGCGCTGGTGGAAGGTGACTGGCAAACGCATCACGCCTTTTTCCGCGCCAACCTCGAGTTGCTGGCGGAAGTGGAAGATCTCGAGCATAAATCGCGTCGCCGCGACATTTTGGTGGATGACGAGACGCTGTTTGCTTTCTATGACCAGCGGTTGCCACATGATGTGGTGTCGTCACGTCATTTTGATACATGGTGGAAAGCCGCTAGCCGGGATAATGCTGACCTGCTTAATTTTGAAAAGAGCATGTTGATCAAAGACGGCGCGGAGAAGGTGAGCGCGCTGGACTACCCGAACTTCTGGCATCAGGGCAGCCTGAAATTACGCTTGTCTTATCAGTTTGAACCGGGCGCGGACGCCGATGGTGTTACGGTTCATATTCCGCTGCCTATTCTCAATCAGGTGCGTGAAGAGGGCTTTGAGTGGCAGATTCCCGGCGTACGCCGCGAACTGACGATCGCGCTGATTAAATCGTTGCCTAAGCCATTACGTCGTAACTTTGTTCCTGCACCGAACTATGCCGAAGCGTTTCTGGCGCGTACCACGCCATTAGAGAAAGGACTCTTGGATGCGCTGGAGCGTGAACTGCGGCTGATGACGGGCGTGACGGTGCCGCGTGAGGCGTGGCAGTGGGATCAGGTGCCCGATCATCTGAAAATCACATTCCGCGTCATTGATGAGAAAAATCGGACGCAGCGGGAAGGCAAAGATCTGAACGCGCTGAAAGATCAGCTTAAGGATAAAGTGCAGCAAACGTTGTCATCCGTAGTGGATGACGGGCTGGAGCAGCGCGGTCTGCACGTCTGGAGCTTCGGTTCGTTGCCGGACTGCTATGAGCAGAAGCGTGGCGGCTACTCGGTTAAAGCTTATCCGGCGTTGGTGGATGAAAAGGATAGCGTGGCGATTCGCTTGTTCGACACGCCGCACCAGCAACAGCAGGTGATGCGGCAGGGGCTGCGCCGTCTGTTATTGCTGAACATTCCGTCGCCGATTAAATATCTGCATGAAAAGCTGCCGAACAAGGCGAAACTCGGCCTCTATTTCAACCCGTATGGCAAAGTGTTGGATCTCATTGATGACTGCATCGCCTGCGCGGTGGATAAACTGATTGAATCATCCGGTGGTCCGGTCTGGCAGGAAGAGGCCTTCCAGCAGTTGCATGAAAAAGTGCGTGCGGAACTGAATGATACGGTGGTTGATATCGCCAAACAGGTTGAGCAAATCCTAACGGCGGTCTTCACCATTAACAAGCGTCTGAAAGGGCGTGTAGACATGGCGATGGCGCTGGCGTTAAGTGATATCAAGAGCCAGATGACCGGTCTGGTGTTCCGTGGTTTTGTGACTGCAAACGGCTGGCAGCGTCTGTCGGACGTGCTGCGTTATCTGCACGCGATAGAACGGCGTCTGGAGAAACTGGCGCAGGATGTTCACCGCGACCGGGCGCAGATGTTGAAAGTGGAGCATGTTCAACAAGCGTGGCAACAGTGGTGGAATAAGCTGCCTGCGGAGCGACGTGACGACGACGAGGTGAAAGCGGTGCGCTGGATGCTTGAAGAGTTGCGTGTCAGCTACTTTGCCCAGCAGCTAGGAACGCCGTTCCCGATCTCGGATAAGCGCGTATTGCAGGCGATGGCGCAGGTCGAAGGGTAATTTTCTCGGCATCACATCAGGTCAGCAAGGGCTGTTTTTAATCTCAATGTAAGCTGACCTGATGGCTTCTTCACCATACTGCTGTTCCCGACGTTTTATGATGAAATGGCCTTTCGCCGTGTTTTGGCGGTGATGAATAAATCGCGTGATTAATAGCTGTGCGATTAATCACGGCGTGATACAGGCCAGGTGACTAAAGAAAAAAACTCAGGGTGACAAGGCCACAGAGCAGAACGAGGGATAACATAATTTCAAATGAGTAACGCCGCA
This genomic interval from Pectobacterium aquaticum contains the following:
- the hrpA gene encoding ATP-dependent RNA helicase HrpA — encoded protein: MLRDRQRLRRRLQGAAKVSSPQAQAAIAQEIEGEIAAARQKVENRRASCPAIHYPEQLPVSQKKDEILEALRHHQVIIVAGETGSGKTTQLPKICLELGRGVHGLIGHTQPRRLAARTVADRIAAELETPLGGSVGYKVRFNDQVSDNTLVKLMTDGILLAEIQQDRLLMQYDTLIIDEAHERSLNIDFIMGYLRQLLPKRPDLKVIITSATIDPQRFSRHFNNAPIIEVSGRTYPVDVRYRPVVEDADDSDRDQLQAIFDAVDELTREGPGDILVFMSGEREIRDTAEALTRLDLPHTEILPLYARLSNQEQNRVFQSHHGRRIVLATNVAETSLTVPGIRYVIDPGTARISRYSFRTKVQRLPIEPVSQASANQRKGRCGRVAAGVCIRLYSEQDFLSRPEFTDPEILRTNLASVILQMTSLGLGDIAAFPFVEAPDKRNIQDGVRLLEELGAINLAENGHYRLTPQGQQLAQLPIDPRLARMVLEARKTGCVREVMIITAALSIQDPRERPMDKKQASDEKHRRFADKDSDFLAFVNLWDYLRDQQKALSSSQFRRQCRTDFLNYLRVREWQDIYTQLRQVVKELGLPVNSEPADYLSIHCALLTGLLSHIGQKDIEKQEFSGARNARFAIFPGSGLFKKPPKWTMVAELVETSRLWGRIAARIEPEWIEPLAQHLIKRSYSDPHWEKAQGTVMAQEKVTLFGLPIVAARKVNYSQIDPALSREMFIRHALVEGDWQTHHAFFRANLELLAEVEDLEHKSRRRDILVDDETLFAFYDQRLPHDVVSSRHFDTWWKAASRDNADLLNFEKSMLIKDGAEKVSALDYPNFWHQGSLKLRLSYQFEPGADADGVTVHIPLPILNQVREEGFEWQIPGVRRELTIALIKSLPKPLRRNFVPAPNYAEAFLARTTPLEKGLLDALERELRLMTGVTVPREAWQWDQVPDHLKITFRVIDEKNRTQREGKDLNALKDQLKDKVQQTLSSVVDDGLEQRGLHVWSFGSLPDCYEQKRGGYSVKAYPALVDEKDSVAIRLFDTPHQQQQVMRQGLRRLLLLNIPSPIKYLHEKLPNKAKLGLYFNPYGKVLDLIDDCIACAVDKLIESSGGPVWQEEAFQQLHEKVRAELNDTVVDIAKQVEQILTAVFTINKRLKGRVDMAMALALSDIKSQMTGLVFRGFVTANGWQRLSDVLRYLHAIERRLEKLAQDVHRDRAQMLKVEHVQQAWQQWWNKLPAERRDDDEVKAVRWMLEELRVSYFAQQLGTPFPISDKRVLQAMAQVEG